DNA from Deltaproteobacteria bacterium:
CAGCCGTGGAGGTATGGCAGAGGTATATTTAGCTCATCATACTGCTCTTGGTAAAAAGGTATGTTTAAAACGTCTTAGCCCACAGTTTGCACGTGAGCCACGTTGGGTTGAAAGATTTTTAGTAGAAGGTCGGCGGGCCAGTCAAATACATCATCCAAATGTAATTGAAATAAACGATTTGGTATCGATTGAAGATAATCATTTTTTAGTTATGGAGTATTTACCAGGTGAGAGTCTTGAAGATCGTATTAAACGAGTACATGCGTTGTCGTTTTCAGATATATTGAATATTGGTGAGCAATTATGTGATGCTTTGCTGGCAGTGCACGCTGCACATATTGTGCATCGGGATTTAAAGCCATCAAATGTGTTTCTTGATACCGGCACCAATACTGGCGAACATGTTAAATTACTTGATTTTGGAATTGCCAAACTTGTTGCTGAGTCACTAGATAGTGGCGCATTTCGCACAGGTACTGGGGTAATGATTGGAACACCTGGCTATATGGCCCCAGAGCAAATTGCTGGTGACAATATCGATTATCGTGCGGATATTTATTGTGTTGGGCTAATTCTATTTGAAATGGTTACCGGTGAACGACCATTTTCTGGTAGCACTTATTCACAGTTATTATATCAACATGCTACTTCATTGCCGACACCACCCGATCGCATTAATCGCCAAAATTGTCCAGGACCACTTGCTGATTTAATAATGCAATGTCTTGAAAAAGATCCAAACAAACGTCCCCAGAGTATGGAAGAAGTTAAAACCAGACTACTTGATTGTGAAGATAGTGATCGCAAAATTGCTTATGGTAGATCAAACACTTTTAAGTTTATTAGTTTTGTGTTGCTGCTTTTGGCCGTAATTGTTGCTGCTTATTTTGCTTATTCGTTTATCGAACCGCAGTCGGCCCAAAAAATAAATATATTCGGTGGCATAATGTCTAAAACTCATGAAAATATTGAGAGTGCCAATATCGAAATAAAACCTGAAAAAATAATTGATACAAATTCAGAGGCTAAATCTTCTACTGAAGAAATCAAAAACGATGATAAAAAAATAAAAAACAAGAATGCTAACGAAACTACTAAGACAAATAGTATAGCACCTTCACCTACATCAAACTCCAATGCAGGTAAAAGTAAGAAACCTGCACACAAACGTCGTCCACGTAAAACAAATTCTAATTCAGGATCATTTTTTGATCGATATTGAAATTTGTAATTATATTAAATAGTTGCAGTAATTAGTTAAAGTACATTTTTTACAGGCATATTTTAGTATTTGCTGCTATTATTAGTAAGAGGTGGCGGCGGGTATTACGTTGTAGGCGGTAAATAATACATGCAGGTGAACTTGCTGACCTGCATTTTACGTCTGCAGGATGATGAGTATTATGAAGTACTGGTTTGTTTGTTTAAATATGGCGGCACTTTTTTCAAACAAAATACGCTCATCGGCATGGATACTTACCTTATATAAAAATCAAAATAATCGAAGTGGTTTTCATTCTATTAGTAGCGAAGAGCTAATTTGAGACTAGAGACATTTATGGCCGTTTCTAGAAGTAGTTTTTTAGTTTTTATGGCAGTATTAAGTACTCCATTGCAATTAATATACGCACAAGAAACCACACCAAAGCGTGTGGCGATGTTTCCCTTGGGAATTAAAGGAAACGTTAGTAAAGAATCAGCGGTTAGTTTGCAAAATATTCAGAATAAATTAAATGAAGGACCAAGTTCCGATACTCAACTTGAGATAATAATTGGAGATGAGATTGACCAAAAACTTAACAAACCTGCACTAAAAGCAATTGCAAAATGTGAGCGTGTATCTCGTTATGAGCTATGTCTCAGACGCTTGGTGCGCAAATTAGATACAGATGAAATTATTACCGGTCGCTTCGAGGCTAACTCTAATAATGTTAGATTGCTTATATTGGCAATAGATCAACATGGTAAGGTGGAAGTTCGTGCTAATTTAGTACAAGCAACTACTATAGCTTTAGAATCAAGAATGAATCCACAACAAATAGCAAAAATATATGATGTAACATATAAAGAAAAACAAAAGCCGGTTCCCGAAATCGCAGCAAATGAAACAAACGACAATAAGCCGCAATCAATAATTGATGATTCGCTTGTTTTAACCCCACCCCCAACCCCCTCTTCTAATAATAATATAAGTAATATCGTGCAAACCCCGCCGCCCAAAAAACCGCCAATTTATGTTGAAAAATCACATGCCTTGCGATGGACCGGTTTAGTTATTGCTAGTGTCGGTATGATAGCTGCTGGCGTTGGTGGTTACTATTCATTTAGTGCTGATAGTCAAGGTGATATTACTCCTGATGGTACAACCACACAACGTCAAGCTTTTACAAAATACGAAGCCGCCCAAGATAAGGCAAAAAAAGGCAAATGGATATTAGTCGGTGGAGGAGCATTATTTGCAGTAGGTGCAACCCTATTTGTGATTGATTTCTAATTCAATTGCCCTCATGACACCAATGCCAAGCGTTTTGAAATATTTTAAGCCATGGTGACACATTTTCATTAATTTGTAGGCTAGTTGGTCGATAGGGCATTTGCCAGGATAAAAAGCAGCGTTCAGGATGAGGCATCATCGCTAAATGTCTGCCATCAATAGAGCATAAACCAGCAATACCTAATTGTGAGCCATTAGGATTAAATGGGTATTGTTGCGTGACTTCGCCTTCATCATCCACATAAAAAACCGGAACTAAACGACGTTTTATAATATCATCAAGAATATCTTGAGAGCGACAATGTAGGCGACCTTCGCCATGATTAACCCAAACTCCAAGTTTTGAGCCTTGCATA
Protein-coding regions in this window:
- a CDS encoding serine/threonine protein kinase, which codes for MADKVLDELNKLLEDVETLRPSVSKQTPPVNSNAVKDKPLIESAPNKHKINEEVDKSTQNKSVAVFGDGDTHRDVLLPEELDQPSSIFVITEDLEEDSLQVHPIQELEELEQINTSKTDGNMVTRQLPCNRNPISSANLNSPPPLPAKESDNISAQKESETNANRTRPLYSVPNKDIPNGTDVLELEDIPVVIPPQPEDEFLKPGTKISVYVIETILSRGGMAEVYLAHHTALGKKVCLKRLSPQFAREPRWVERFLVEGRRASQIHHPNVIEINDLVSIEDNHFLVMEYLPGESLEDRIKRVHALSFSDILNIGEQLCDALLAVHAAHIVHRDLKPSNVFLDTGTNTGEHVKLLDFGIAKLVAESLDSGAFRTGTGVMIGTPGYMAPEQIAGDNIDYRADIYCVGLILFEMVTGERPFSGSTYSQLLYQHATSLPTPPDRINRQNCPGPLADLIMQCLEKDPNKRPQSMEEVKTRLLDCEDSDRKIAYGRSNTFKFISFVLLLLAVIVAAYFAYSFIEPQSAQKINIFGGIMSKTHENIESANIEIKPEKIIDTNSEAKSSTEEIKNDDKKIKNKNANETTKTNSIAPSPTSNSNAGKSKKPAHKRRPRKTNSNSGSFFDRY